Proteins found in one Scardovia inopinata JCM 12537 genomic segment:
- a CDS encoding glycoside hydrolase family 30 protein, with the protein MTTWISTTESAKLQEKIVDPVQTEHSEDLQLTGEVKQEIKGFGGCFNELGYQAIEQYVSEENRETIYKELFSPEELNFTFNRAPVGANDFAEKWYSYDEIDGDYSLDHFSVENDEHSLIPYIHHAQKYQPNLQLFSSPWSPPTWMKFPKVYNFGRLVMTPENLTAYAQYFVKYVKAYAEHGIPVSRVFVQNEVFADQKFCSCLYRSEDMKIFIRDYLGPAFEEAGLDTQIYLGTLNGPEDMAWTAGYGMRFENYNRWVDNILFDDNCRKYIKGVGYQWAGQNDIQRTHESWPELDLLMTESECGMGDNTWEYAEYIFHLINHYIKNGASGYTYWNMVLTEIVSTWGWQQNSLFRVNSQTGEFVRTPEYYLMRHFSHYVKPGARLMETSGHFNSMGIAFRNPDGTIVLLVQNALDRDMPFTFADPQHADKGFKALLPARSFNTFLV; encoded by the coding sequence ATGACCACGTGGATTTCTACAACTGAATCAGCAAAACTGCAGGAAAAAATCGTAGACCCTGTGCAGACAGAGCATTCTGAGGATCTGCAACTGACCGGAGAGGTCAAACAGGAAATCAAGGGATTTGGAGGCTGCTTCAACGAACTGGGCTACCAGGCCATTGAGCAGTATGTTTCTGAAGAGAATCGAGAAACTATCTACAAAGAGCTATTTAGTCCCGAAGAGCTGAATTTTACTTTTAACAGAGCCCCTGTGGGTGCCAATGATTTCGCTGAAAAATGGTACAGCTATGACGAAATTGATGGGGACTACAGCCTGGACCATTTCTCGGTGGAGAATGACGAGCACAGCCTGATTCCTTACATTCACCATGCCCAGAAGTATCAGCCCAATCTCCAGCTCTTTTCTTCTCCCTGGAGTCCACCAACCTGGATGAAATTCCCCAAGGTTTACAATTTTGGCCGTCTGGTGATGACTCCGGAAAATCTCACAGCCTATGCCCAGTACTTTGTTAAGTATGTGAAGGCATACGCAGAACATGGGATTCCTGTCTCCCGGGTCTTTGTTCAAAATGAAGTTTTTGCCGATCAAAAATTCTGCTCCTGCCTGTACAGGAGTGAAGACATGAAGATTTTTATCCGGGATTACCTGGGGCCGGCCTTTGAGGAAGCCGGGCTGGACACGCAGATCTATCTGGGAACCTTGAATGGTCCTGAAGACATGGCCTGGACTGCCGGTTACGGTATGAGGTTTGAGAATTACAATCGCTGGGTTGACAACATTCTTTTTGATGATAACTGCCGCAAGTATATTAAGGGAGTCGGCTATCAGTGGGCCGGTCAGAATGATATTCAGCGCACCCATGAATCCTGGCCGGAGCTGGATCTGCTGATGACCGAATCCGAGTGTGGTATGGGCGATAATACCTGGGAATATGCAGAATATATATTCCATCTGATTAACCACTACATCAAGAATGGGGCCAGCGGCTACACATACTGGAACATGGTTCTGACCGAGATTGTCAGCACGTGGGGCTGGCAGCAGAACTCGCTTTTCAGGGTCAACTCGCAGACAGGAGAGTTTGTCAGAACCCCTGAATACTACCTGATGAGGCATTTCTCGCATTATGTAAAGCCAGGGGCCCGGCTCATGGAAACCAGCGGACATTTTAATTCTATGGGAATTGCCTTCCGGAACCCGGACGGAACAATTGTCCTCCTCGTTCAGAATGCCCTTGACCGTGATATGCCCTTCACCTTTGCCGATCCCCAGCATGCAGACAAAGGATTCAAGGCCCTGCTTCCCGCCCGGTCTTTCAACACTTTCCTTGTCTGA